The following proteins are encoded in a genomic region of Gimesia algae:
- the rseP gene encoding RIP metalloprotease RseP produces the protein MEVVLTSLLLGTLTGKIANIAMVALGLGLVIFFHELGHFAVAKWCNVKVERFSIGFGPIIYSFKYGETEYALSIIPFGGYVKMLGQDDVDPSQLSSEEIALDPRSYSAKPVYQRMGIISAGVIMNIITGMLFFAFAFRLGVASTPCIVGTAVPGMPAWESGIQPGDVIHKINGNETTSFMDIIRSSAFSDGDITMEGTHLNGEKFEVKVTPDQTGTRPQIGLLPAQSLQIPVYQDSNERITSKGTAAAKAEPPFSQGDTIKTINGETIENYAQLQRTYAAKSSETLKTGVVREGTPDTEIVEIEVKNNPFRTLGLWMEIGPIESIQKGSPADRAGLKVGDKITHIDGQDVGKALNPLRLPNYFSGRAGETIPIVVNREQDGAQPTEVNLNVVPLDNPAWLEHPVFSNTPLAVGSLGVAFHLIPTVLKVEEGSPAEKAGIKPNALIKKIKIIYPDNETAADWDPIPEVTYEFDDKNKNWANAFWEMQVRPGWPVELTFSQNGKIVEEKLNPWVNPKQKPDDQWSLPVRGIRLQSLREIQKADSMGQALGMGVQYTTNSAKDIYLTLRSLITGRVSPMELSGPVTIAKVAYEVAHDGYAQLLLFLGFLSVNLAVLNFLPIPVLDGGHMVFLCWEGITRKRPNEKVLTAATYVGMIFVLGLMIFVLYLDIFLRALS, from the coding sequence GTGGAAGTAGTGCTGACCAGTTTATTGTTAGGGACTCTTACCGGAAAAATTGCCAATATTGCCATGGTAGCCCTCGGGTTGGGGCTGGTAATTTTTTTCCACGAGCTGGGGCACTTTGCTGTCGCCAAATGGTGTAATGTGAAAGTGGAGCGATTCAGTATCGGCTTCGGCCCGATCATCTACAGCTTCAAATACGGCGAGACGGAGTATGCGCTGTCCATTATTCCGTTCGGCGGTTATGTGAAAATGCTGGGTCAGGACGATGTCGATCCCAGCCAGCTAAGCAGCGAAGAAATTGCCCTCGATCCCCGCTCCTATTCGGCCAAACCCGTTTATCAGAGAATGGGGATTATTTCTGCGGGCGTGATCATGAATATTATTACTGGCATGCTGTTCTTTGCATTTGCATTCCGACTGGGCGTCGCATCGACGCCTTGTATCGTTGGGACCGCAGTGCCGGGAATGCCCGCGTGGGAGTCTGGCATTCAGCCTGGTGATGTGATTCACAAAATCAATGGCAACGAGACAACATCCTTTATGGACATTATTCGCAGTTCCGCCTTCAGTGATGGAGATATCACGATGGAAGGAACGCATCTGAACGGCGAAAAGTTCGAGGTCAAAGTGACGCCGGATCAGACAGGTACCCGGCCGCAAATTGGACTGCTGCCGGCACAGAGTCTGCAGATTCCCGTTTATCAGGATTCGAATGAGCGGATCACCAGTAAAGGGACCGCAGCAGCCAAAGCTGAGCCTCCTTTTTCGCAGGGTGATACGATCAAAACAATCAATGGTGAAACCATTGAGAATTATGCACAACTGCAGCGGACCTACGCAGCAAAAAGCAGTGAGACTTTAAAGACGGGTGTTGTTCGTGAAGGAACACCCGATACAGAGATTGTAGAGATCGAAGTGAAGAACAATCCATTTCGAACTTTAGGGCTCTGGATGGAGATTGGCCCGATTGAATCGATTCAAAAAGGTTCTCCGGCTGATCGAGCAGGATTAAAAGTCGGTGATAAGATTACTCATATCGATGGTCAGGATGTTGGAAAGGCTTTGAATCCTCTGCGTCTGCCTAACTATTTTTCGGGTCGTGCTGGTGAAACCATTCCGATTGTTGTCAATCGTGAGCAGGATGGTGCTCAGCCGACTGAGGTCAATCTCAATGTCGTTCCACTAGACAACCCCGCCTGGCTGGAACATCCTGTCTTTTCCAATACTCCTCTGGCAGTGGGTTCACTGGGGGTTGCCTTTCATCTGATTCCTACAGTACTCAAAGTCGAAGAAGGGAGTCCGGCTGAGAAAGCGGGTATCAAACCAAATGCTTTGATCAAGAAGATCAAAATTATCTATCCGGATAATGAGACTGCAGCCGACTGGGACCCGATTCCAGAGGTCACATACGAATTCGATGATAAAAACAAGAACTGGGCGAATGCGTTCTGGGAGATGCAGGTTCGCCCCGGTTGGCCTGTCGAACTGACATTCAGTCAGAATGGTAAGATCGTCGAGGAAAAACTCAATCCATGGGTCAATCCCAAACAGAAACCAGATGATCAATGGTCGCTACCTGTCCGGGGTATCCGCTTGCAGTCACTGCGTGAAATTCAGAAGGCTGACAGCATGGGCCAGGCGCTGGGAATGGGAGTGCAGTACACAACAAATTCTGCGAAAGACATCTATCTGACTCTGAGAAGTCTGATAACCGGACGTGTCTCCCCAATGGAATTGAGTGGACCAGTGACGATTGCCAAAGTCGCCTATGAAGTGGCCCATGATGGTTACGCGCAACTGCTGCTGTTTCTGGGTTTTCTGAGTGTGAACCTTGCTGTATTGAACTTCCTGCCGATTCCCGTGCTGGATGGTGGGCACATGGTGTTCCTCTGTTGGGAAGGCATCACCCGCAAGCGACCCAACGAAAAAGTTCTGACAGCTGCTACTTATGTCGGGATGATCTTTGTTCTGGGACTGATGATATTTGTTCTGTATCTGGATATCTTCCTGCGGGCATTATCTTAA
- a CDS encoding 1-deoxy-D-xylulose-5-phosphate reductoisomerase: protein MKRIAVLGSTGSIGTSTLEVIAAHPQEMELTAITAHNSWEQLAEQTQQFHPRWAVLSNSQLESTVCRSRFAVETEVLFGDDQIERVASSEDVDVVICGIVGAAGLKGAWAAIEAGKTVGIANKETLVVAGPLIMDLAARNHATLLPVDSEHNAIFQALQAGKSQEVKQIILTASGGPFRGFSQSELKDVTPEKALAHPTWEMGPKITIDSATMMNKALEIIEAKWLFNLTSDQISVVVHPQSIVHSMVEFVDGSVIAQLSPPDMRLPIQYALTYPDRKKGLNTPMDWSRSFELTFEPPDLEAFPALQLGYEVAEQGGTCGAVLNAANEAAVERFLSGELRFCDIATSCQQVLESHQFDPNPSLEELFLLDDWARKEIKKWK, encoded by the coding sequence ATGAAGCGAATAGCCGTTCTCGGGTCTACGGGTTCGATTGGTACCAGTACTCTCGAAGTAATCGCCGCCCATCCACAGGAAATGGAGTTGACTGCGATTACAGCACATAACAGCTGGGAACAGCTGGCTGAACAGACACAGCAGTTTCACCCTCGCTGGGCTGTTTTAAGTAATTCACAGCTGGAGTCAACTGTCTGTCGCAGCCGCTTTGCTGTGGAGACAGAAGTTCTGTTTGGCGACGATCAGATTGAACGCGTGGCTTCATCCGAGGACGTCGACGTCGTCATTTGTGGGATTGTGGGAGCAGCTGGACTGAAAGGGGCCTGGGCGGCCATTGAAGCTGGAAAAACAGTGGGAATCGCCAATAAAGAGACCTTAGTCGTCGCCGGGCCATTAATTATGGATCTGGCTGCGCGGAATCACGCGACACTGCTTCCCGTCGACAGTGAACATAATGCAATATTTCAGGCCTTGCAGGCAGGAAAGTCTCAGGAAGTCAAACAGATCATTCTCACTGCCAGTGGCGGACCTTTTCGAGGTTTCAGCCAGTCTGAGTTGAAAGATGTGACGCCGGAAAAAGCATTGGCTCACCCCACCTGGGAGATGGGGCCGAAAATCACGATCGATTCGGCGACGATGATGAATAAGGCGTTGGAGATTATTGAAGCAAAATGGTTATTCAACCTGACTTCCGATCAGATCTCTGTTGTCGTACATCCCCAGTCCATTGTGCATTCGATGGTGGAATTTGTGGATGGTTCGGTCATCGCGCAGCTCTCGCCACCTGATATGAGGCTTCCCATTCAGTACGCACTTACGTATCCTGATAGGAAAAAAGGCCTGAATACTCCGATGGACTGGAGTCGGTCATTTGAGCTAACCTTTGAACCACCTGATCTGGAAGCGTTCCCCGCGTTGCAACTTGGATACGAAGTGGCAGAGCAGGGGGGGACATGCGGTGCGGTATTAAACGCAGCCAATGAAGCTGCAGTAGAACGATTTTTGTCGGGTGAATTGCGTTTCTGCGATATCGCGACTTCCTGTCAACAAGTATTAGAATCACATCAATTCGATCCCAATCCGAGTCTGGAAGAACTGTTTCTGCTGGATGACTGGGCTCGCAAGGAGATAAAAAAGTGGAAGTAG
- the ftsH gene encoding ATP-dependent zinc metalloprotease FtsH, with protein MANPDPNRKDLPPPPERAPKGDGKRPEPKGPKSNAIWYLVVGGLILVITLSVISNNKRGEKLKFGDFVKGLEDGKYNKTNVHELKFGTDYIVFQDQPKQEGADKGTLADTTKNYYIPVWGIASEKRAQLQSKLESKDIVVDSESRPSEWESLIAVLFFPIVLLIFVIYLFRRMGGAGSPMSFGRSRGRMYAQEDIEVTFNDVAGIDEAVEELREVVEFLRTPAKYQALGGRIPKGVLLVGPPGTGKTMLAKAVAGEAGVPFYGLSGSDFVEMFVGVGAARVRDMFQQAAQRSPAIIFIDELDALGKTRGSGMPGGHDEREQTLNALLVEMDGFGSDQSVIVMGATNRPETLDPALMRPGRFDRHVLVDRPDVRGREAILKVHSAKIKMDDSVNLQHIAKITPGFVGADLANLINEAALLAARNNKNAVTMHECEEGVERVVAGLEKSTRLIHEDEKSRVAYHECGHALVACSLPNVDPVHKISIVPRGLGALGYTLQRPEEEKQLVTQSELENRICVLLGGIAAEEIVYQETSTGAQNDLQRATDLARRMVTEFGMSPKLGRVHYSETRRSPFLGDSQAGVESVHSENTLREIDLEIRRIIDQCSKIAYEVLDERRELLEHMTRDLLEVEVMDMEQLQAILKEHQRGPQIKPGTYKGNAHEGKSGEQKPDEKTSEKDQAADGTGA; from the coding sequence ATGGCAAACCCGGATCCGAACCGAAAAGATCTTCCCCCCCCTCCCGAGCGCGCTCCCAAAGGTGATGGCAAACGTCCCGAACCCAAAGGTCCGAAGAGCAACGCGATCTGGTATCTAGTTGTGGGTGGTTTGATCCTGGTCATCACACTCTCAGTCATCTCTAACAATAAACGGGGAGAGAAACTCAAGTTTGGGGATTTTGTCAAAGGTCTGGAAGATGGCAAATATAATAAAACCAACGTCCACGAGCTGAAGTTTGGAACGGATTACATCGTATTCCAGGATCAACCCAAACAGGAAGGGGCTGATAAAGGGACTCTGGCTGACACCACCAAAAATTACTATATCCCGGTCTGGGGAATTGCATCGGAGAAACGCGCTCAATTGCAATCCAAACTGGAAAGCAAAGATATTGTCGTTGATTCCGAAAGCCGGCCTTCCGAATGGGAATCGCTGATCGCGGTCCTGTTCTTTCCGATCGTGCTGTTGATTTTTGTAATCTACCTCTTCCGTCGCATGGGTGGCGCCGGTTCCCCGATGTCATTCGGTCGCAGTCGCGGACGTATGTATGCCCAGGAAGATATCGAAGTCACATTCAATGATGTCGCCGGCATTGATGAAGCCGTCGAGGAACTCCGTGAAGTCGTCGAATTCCTGAGAACCCCTGCAAAATACCAGGCACTGGGTGGTCGCATTCCCAAAGGTGTGCTGTTAGTCGGGCCTCCCGGAACTGGGAAAACGATGCTCGCCAAAGCAGTTGCCGGCGAAGCGGGTGTGCCCTTTTATGGACTCTCCGGTTCTGATTTCGTCGAAATGTTTGTCGGTGTAGGAGCCGCCCGTGTCAGGGATATGTTCCAGCAGGCAGCACAACGCTCACCGGCGATTATTTTCATTGACGAACTCGATGCACTCGGCAAGACGCGAGGTAGCGGAATGCCCGGCGGTCATGATGAACGGGAACAGACCCTCAACGCCCTGCTGGTCGAGATGGATGGTTTTGGCTCTGATCAAAGTGTGATCGTCATGGGTGCAACAAACCGTCCGGAAACCCTCGATCCTGCCTTGATGCGTCCGGGTCGCTTTGACAGACACGTGCTGGTTGACCGTCCTGATGTACGGGGCCGGGAAGCAATTCTCAAGGTCCACAGCGCCAAAATCAAAATGGATGACTCCGTCAACCTGCAGCATATTGCAAAAATCACCCCCGGTTTTGTTGGTGCCGATCTGGCAAACCTGATCAACGAGGCCGCCCTGCTCGCAGCGCGAAATAATAAAAACGCAGTGACCATGCACGAATGCGAAGAAGGCGTCGAACGCGTCGTTGCTGGGCTCGAAAAATCGACGCGTCTGATCCATGAAGACGAAAAGAGCCGCGTCGCCTATCACGAATGTGGCCACGCTCTGGTTGCCTGCTCTCTTCCTAATGTCGACCCGGTTCATAAAATTTCCATCGTTCCCCGTGGACTGGGTGCCCTCGGCTATACCCTGCAGCGACCCGAAGAAGAAAAACAACTGGTCACTCAGAGTGAACTGGAAAACCGCATCTGCGTCCTGCTGGGAGGCATCGCCGCTGAAGAAATCGTATATCAGGAAACCTCAACTGGCGCCCAGAACGACCTGCAGCGTGCGACCGACCTCGCCCGTCGCATGGTCACCGAGTTCGGCATGAGTCCCAAACTGGGGCGTGTCCACTACAGCGAAACCAGACGGTCTCCCTTCCTCGGCGATTCGCAAGCCGGTGTCGAGAGCGTGCATAGCGAAAACACGTTACGCGAAATCGATCTGGAGATCAGGCGTATCATCGATCAATGCTCTAAGATTGCCTACGAAGTCCTCGACGAACGACGCGAACTACTGGAGCATATGACGAGGGATCTGCTGGAAGTCGAAGTCATGGATATGGAACAACTCCAGGCCATTCTCAAAGAACATCAGCGCGGTCCGCAGATCAAACCGGGCACCTATAAAGGGAATGCCCACGAAGGAAAAAGCGGCGAGCAGAAACCGGACGAAAAGACTTCAGAGAAAGATCAGGCAGCCGACGGAACCGGAGCATGA
- a CDS encoding LOG family protein, with product MNTLQSICVFCGSKSGNDEQYQRSALKLGHLMAERKISLVYGGGSVGLMGMIADAVLDAGGEVIGVIPQQLAKKELIHPGVEQMHIVDNMHTRKALMSELCDAFIAMPGGFGTLEELFEVVSWVQLGIYRKPIGLLNISGFYDPLLNLVDHCIETEFIKPKYRDLIIADPTPAILVDHLTHHQLPVIEKILDLNET from the coding sequence ATGAACACACTCCAAAGTATCTGCGTCTTTTGTGGCTCAAAGTCAGGGAACGATGAGCAGTACCAGAGGTCCGCTCTCAAACTAGGACACCTGATGGCGGAGCGCAAGATTTCACTGGTTTACGGCGGTGGCAGCGTTGGCTTGATGGGAATGATCGCCGATGCCGTGCTGGATGCCGGCGGTGAGGTGATCGGTGTCATTCCGCAACAGCTGGCAAAAAAAGAGTTGATCCATCCTGGCGTGGAGCAGATGCACATTGTGGATAATATGCACACTCGTAAAGCCCTGATGTCCGAATTGTGTGATGCATTTATTGCGATGCCAGGCGGGTTCGGCACACTCGAAGAACTTTTCGAAGTCGTCTCCTGGGTACAACTTGGCATTTATAGAAAACCAATCGGACTGCTGAATATATCCGGTTTTTATGACCCGCTGCTGAATTTAGTCGACCACTGCATTGAAACAGAATTTATCAAACCCAAATACCGCGATCTGATCATCGCCGATCCAACACCAGCTATCCTGGTGGATCATTTGACCCATCACCAGTTGCCTGTCATTGAAAAGATTCTGGACCTCAATGAAACTTGA
- the acpS gene encoding holo-ACP synthase translates to MIVGLGTDIVEISRIGQMIERHGDTFLSRVFTENENTYCGSKKNKEQHYAGRWAAKEAVMKTLGTGFIKGIGWKEIEVVNLQSGKPTIVISGGVERHAGEMGISEILITISHSREFATATAIAVGQAK, encoded by the coding sequence GTGATCGTAGGACTGGGGACAGACATCGTTGAAATTTCGCGCATTGGTCAGATGATCGAACGTCATGGCGATACGTTTCTGAGTCGCGTTTTTACAGAAAACGAAAACACGTATTGTGGCTCTAAAAAGAATAAAGAGCAGCATTATGCGGGGCGCTGGGCTGCCAAAGAAGCGGTCATGAAGACACTGGGGACCGGCTTTATCAAAGGTATCGGCTGGAAAGAGATCGAAGTGGTTAATCTACAGAGTGGTAAACCGACAATCGTCATTTCCGGGGGTGTCGAGCGCCACGCTGGCGAGATGGGTATCAGTGAGATTCTGATTACGATCTCCCACAGCCGCGAATTTGCCACAGCCACGGCGATTGCAGTCGGTCAGGCAAAGTGA
- a CDS encoding redoxin domain-containing protein: MRCFYYLITGMLAGCLFIATASAEPKDTLLNKQVKNFTLQDFRGKSVQLDDQREQKLVVIAFLGTECPLAKLYGGRLQKLADEFTSQGVAFYAIMSNQQDSLTEIAAYARKHEINFPVLKDAGNHIADQIGAKRTPEIFVLNQDRKICYHGRVDDQYGVGYLRDEPQREDLKIALTELLADKTVSQPSTKPVGCFIGRIREPDPDSKVTYSNQISRLFQKHCVECHREGEIAPFALNEYEEVAGWAETIAEVVRDQRMPPWHADPKHGKFANDRSLGKAEKELIYTWVENGAPQGDPQDLPKQQSYVTGWKLPQKPDAVFYMDDKPFNVPAQAGKRGVKYQYFTVDPGFTEDKWLKGAEALPGNRAVVHHILVFARPPQGKRVRVFGEGDQFLVGYVPGSREVMLPEGMAKKVPAGSKLVFQLHYTPIGVEQQDRSKVGLVFTDESKVTHQVVTAQVINEDFVRRRFSIDANNDNFKIEATSPPSDRDGVILSFMPHMHLRGKAFRYELRKTPDQPGETLINVPAFDFNWQTAYSVEKPIPIKNGEYIHCVAHYNNSDSNLSNPDPNKDVSWGDQTWNEMMIGYFNVAIPKETAEAENQFKTIAFKLVRRRDKNSNGKLERDEVPLRELPLFFQADQDKDSIVTVDELAAMIEKTRGKKTE, translated from the coding sequence ATGCGATGCTTCTATTATCTAATCACAGGAATGCTGGCCGGCTGTCTGTTCATTGCAACAGCTTCAGCCGAACCCAAAGATACTCTACTCAACAAACAGGTTAAGAACTTTACACTGCAGGATTTTCGTGGAAAATCCGTTCAACTGGACGATCAGCGGGAGCAGAAACTGGTTGTCATCGCTTTCCTGGGAACTGAATGTCCTCTGGCAAAGCTGTATGGTGGACGTCTGCAGAAACTGGCTGACGAGTTTACCAGCCAGGGAGTCGCCTTTTATGCCATCATGTCAAATCAACAGGATTCCCTCACCGAAATCGCCGCTTATGCACGAAAACATGAGATCAATTTTCCCGTGCTGAAAGATGCCGGAAATCATATCGCCGATCAGATTGGTGCCAAACGTACTCCGGAAATCTTCGTCCTCAATCAGGATCGCAAGATCTGCTACCACGGTCGCGTTGATGATCAGTATGGAGTGGGCTATCTCCGCGATGAACCCCAACGGGAAGATCTCAAAATCGCATTGACGGAACTGCTAGCCGACAAAACGGTCAGCCAGCCTTCGACGAAACCAGTGGGCTGTTTTATCGGCCGCATCCGCGAACCCGATCCCGACAGCAAAGTGACTTACTCCAACCAGATATCCCGTCTGTTTCAGAAACATTGTGTCGAATGTCATCGTGAAGGGGAAATTGCCCCGTTCGCGTTAAATGAATATGAAGAAGTGGCTGGCTGGGCTGAAACCATCGCAGAAGTCGTCCGCGATCAGCGTATGCCTCCCTGGCACGCAGATCCCAAACATGGAAAATTCGCCAATGATCGCAGCTTAGGTAAAGCAGAAAAAGAACTCATCTATACCTGGGTCGAAAACGGGGCTCCCCAAGGCGATCCCCAGGATTTGCCTAAACAGCAATCTTACGTCACCGGCTGGAAGCTGCCTCAAAAACCGGATGCTGTATTTTACATGGATGACAAGCCATTTAATGTTCCCGCGCAGGCTGGGAAACGAGGTGTCAAATATCAGTATTTCACAGTAGACCCCGGATTCACAGAGGACAAATGGCTGAAAGGGGCAGAAGCACTGCCAGGCAACCGGGCCGTCGTCCATCATATCCTGGTCTTTGCACGTCCCCCGCAGGGAAAACGGGTTCGTGTGTTTGGCGAAGGAGATCAGTTCCTGGTCGGTTATGTGCCTGGATCCCGCGAAGTCATGCTGCCGGAAGGCATGGCGAAAAAAGTACCCGCGGGTTCCAAACTGGTATTTCAGTTGCATTACACACCCATCGGTGTCGAACAGCAGGACCGCAGCAAAGTCGGCCTGGTATTTACAGATGAATCCAAGGTGACACACCAGGTGGTAACAGCTCAAGTGATTAACGAAGATTTCGTTCGTCGTCGCTTCTCGATTGATGCCAATAATGATAACTTCAAAATCGAAGCCACTTCCCCCCCCAGCGATCGCGATGGCGTGATCCTGAGCTTTATGCCACACATGCATCTGCGGGGAAAAGCGTTCCGCTACGAACTTCGCAAAACACCCGATCAACCAGGCGAAACTCTGATCAATGTTCCGGCTTTCGATTTCAACTGGCAGACTGCTTACAGTGTTGAAAAACCGATTCCTATTAAGAACGGGGAATACATTCACTGTGTCGCGCACTACAACAATTCCGACAGTAATTTATCCAATCCAGATCCGAACAAAGATGTTTCCTGGGGCGATCAGACATGGAATGAAATGATGATCGGATACTTCAATGTGGCCATTCCCAAGGAGACAGCAGAAGCCGAAAACCAGTTCAAAACGATCGCCTTTAAACTGGTCAGGCGGCGCGACAAAAATTCTAACGGCAAACTTGAACGCGATGAAGTGCCGCTCCGCGAACTCCCCCTGTTCTTCCAGGCGGACCAGGATAAAGATTCTATCGTCACCGTCGATGAACTGGCTGCCATGATCGAAAAAACACGAGGAAAGAAAACCGAGTGA
- a CDS encoding sulfatase, translating into MSHSILGILFLICAAFSWGHDVAAAEAKQPNVLFIAVDDLNDWISCLGGHPDCKTPNIDRLASRGVLFTNAHCAAPACNPSRAALMTGIRPSSSGVYLNPQPWRPVMPDAVTLPQHFRNNGYEAVGSGKIFHGGYNDLNSWDDYLKQTGDPQPVSAVLNDPHSRAGTIIWGVLDVDDREMSDYKMANYAIDYLGKKHDKPFFLACGIYRPHMPWQVPRKYYDMYPLDKIQLPEVPDDDLNDVPPAGIRMAKPTGDHAKILKTENWRYSVQAYLASITFADVQVGRVLDALDASQYAKNTIVVLWGDHGWHLGEKHHWRKFSLWEEATRAPLMMVVPGVTKPGLRCGQAVDFMNIYPTLCDLCELPIGGYLDGVSMVPLLRDPDIIWERPALTTHGRLNHALRDNRYRLIRYQDGSEELYDHEKDPMEWKNLADDPQYVEVKQRLAKSFPSKNALNAPRDPKRSGKQKKKQGQGKKKKPSSKR; encoded by the coding sequence ATGAGCCACTCGATTTTGGGAATACTGTTTCTGATATGTGCGGCGTTTTCCTGGGGACATGACGTTGCTGCAGCGGAAGCGAAACAGCCGAATGTACTGTTTATAGCCGTTGATGATCTGAATGACTGGATCAGCTGTCTCGGAGGGCATCCGGACTGTAAGACACCAAACATCGATCGCCTGGCATCGCGTGGTGTGTTGTTTACCAACGCCCACTGTGCGGCTCCCGCCTGCAACCCATCACGGGCAGCGTTGATGACAGGGATTCGACCTTCCAGTTCGGGCGTGTATTTGAACCCTCAACCCTGGCGTCCCGTCATGCCTGACGCTGTCACGCTGCCTCAACATTTTCGAAACAATGGCTATGAGGCGGTTGGCTCCGGCAAAATCTTTCATGGCGGCTATAACGATCTGAATTCGTGGGATGATTATTTAAAGCAGACAGGAGATCCCCAACCGGTTTCCGCAGTCTTGAATGATCCGCACAGCCGCGCGGGAACGATTATCTGGGGCGTGCTGGATGTAGATGACAGGGAGATGAGCGATTACAAAATGGCGAATTATGCCATCGATTATCTGGGTAAAAAGCATGACAAACCTTTCTTCCTGGCTTGTGGTATTTATCGTCCGCATATGCCCTGGCAGGTGCCTCGCAAATATTATGACATGTATCCCCTGGATAAAATTCAACTACCTGAAGTGCCGGATGATGATCTGAATGATGTTCCTCCTGCTGGAATCCGAATGGCGAAGCCGACCGGCGATCACGCGAAAATTCTGAAAACGGAAAACTGGCGTTATTCCGTGCAGGCTTACCTGGCCAGCATTACTTTCGCGGATGTCCAGGTCGGTCGCGTTCTGGATGCCCTCGACGCCAGCCAGTATGCTAAGAATACGATCGTGGTTTTATGGGGAGATCATGGCTGGCATCTGGGTGAGAAACATCACTGGCGGAAGTTCTCGCTGTGGGAGGAGGCGACACGGGCTCCTTTGATGATGGTTGTTCCCGGCGTGACAAAGCCTGGTTTACGCTGTGGCCAGGCAGTGGACTTTATGAATATCTATCCGACGCTCTGTGATTTGTGTGAGTTACCGATTGGCGGATACCTGGATGGGGTCAGCATGGTTCCCCTGTTAAGGGACCCCGATATCATCTGGGAGCGCCCGGCATTGACAACACATGGTCGCTTGAATCACGCGTTACGAGATAACCGGTATCGTCTGATTCGCTATCAGGATGGCAGTGAAGAGCTCTATGATCACGAAAAGGATCCCATGGAATGGAAAAACCTGGCCGATGATCCCCAGTATGTGGAAGTCAAACAGCGGCTGGCAAAATCATTCCCCAGTAAAAATGCACTAAATGCCCCTCGTGATCCTAAACGGAGCGGAAAGCAAAAGAAGAAGCAGGGACAAGGCAAGAAGAAAAAACCGTCGTCGAAACGGTAG